tcaagtcTTACAAAATTGCTACTAATATTATTGAGTTGCTACAAAATGATCATTCAACTGTTAAATATCTATGTTAATGGGATAATGTGTAACGTCCCAAAATTCTTAGTTTTGTTTCGCTTAAAATGttacacaattgtgtatctgcttcagtagttaagtgttctgggagcgTTTAGGAGTGTCTGAGAGGTCCTTAGTTCAAGTGTTATCTTGGGTAAAATTTTGTCTTTTTttgaataaagccttaaccttgctCAACGAATTTAAGTTTTTGGTTGTAAGTATGTAACAGAATGGACAtactggtttggtggttaagATGTGGGTAGGTGTGTTGGAGGTTTAAAGTTCGAATCCCTACTTGATCATAAGTGTTATTTTTGCGCAGTAATGGACAAGAATTTCAGCTGAGTAGGGATTCTGGAGTGGTTGTAGGTTGTAGGTTAGTGGGATTGTAGGAGTGAATTTAAGGATATGGGCGTTATCAGGATCACTTTTGATTGGTTCCTAATTCTTTTTGCAAATTTTCGGTTCTCCTTCTCTTTTCAAATTTTTCTAACGTCATTTTGCTATCTCTCCCTTCTTCTTCTCCCTCTTTTGTCAATTTGTTTCTAAATGCTACTACTCTCTTTGCTATTCGTCCGTAGTTACTCTTCTGGAGTTCGCTCTCTATTTTCGTTGGCAGTCCCGAGAATCGGGTGTAAGGGGCTGTCTAGTGCCGAATTGTAGTGGAAAGCGTCCagggttttcgagttttggaagtGCTCATGGTTATTTTAGCAACATAAATGATATAGGTGTGTGCCTGAATCACAAGAAAATGCGttttcggcaaaagccgaaaacctttcTATCGatgccacactggcgtgtggttGCCCATGTGGTAGGCTGTGCCATAACACGAGCGTGTGATAGATGAGGCCAGGCCATGCGagcaagacacggccgtgtgggccatATGAGCATGTAagattttgggccaggccgtgtgatccacatggccaagctaatttgggtcgtgtgggcctatACGGGCAAGCCACATGGACGTGTAAGCCcatttatctgaaatgattcctagggttgcatgggtcacccaattcgactgtgaacctactgtagggttggtaagcgTTACCTAAACCCCTAAATATATGATCTGAGTGTACGTGATGCATGATAAATTATGCATGAttactgatatatatatatatatatgtatacatatgacTGATGGTCGCATGAAAGTATGACATAttatatgttgcattgcattgaattgggatgatgatatttggaggaagtatacggaaaggctttaagcctattaTCTAGCAGCTCAGCTACAAGATACTGAatatgtgccgcattcggtactacttggagtgtagggatgggtgggtgttttaaactcCACATGGAGTGTAcggatggacggagatggtgtgtagaggttggtgggtaggactttgttactgaTTATTGTTTACATTATTGATACTGTGACGGGCTAAAACCCTAACACATATCTGATACtgaaactgaaatgggctaaggcctgaaCTATTACCAGAAccgaaatgggcttaggcccagactacaTTTCACTGTTTGTTGTGATTGACTGTATGCGTGtgatctgtggggattacacacactgagtttatgtaaactcacccctttctgttttatctgtataggtaatccccagacttagacagATCGGCACGACGGAGGACTCTACGGTGACTACTTGTCTATTGAAcggtttttatttcatttatggttttcattacttattttgggttatttgaTGTAATTTGGACTTTTTGGACTGCTTACTATTATTTTGGGAGTTTAACTgctttcacaaattttaaaacTGCGAAACTCAATGAAAACTCAGCTTTACTAAAAACAATGTTCTTCCTAAATGCGAACGACTTTCTTAAAATATCACTGTTTTAAAATTTTCCGCTATACAATATATTTTGAAATGAATCCAATCCAATGAGAAAATGATTTGGAATTTTCAAGTGAAATAGAAGCTATTAAACGGAAAATGATTTAACAAGATAAATTCGTTTTcaaattccattccatgtgacatcgctagatttggccataatgtctagccGAGTTTGCGGTGTTACATAATGTCCATATCAATTTATTATCTCTCATCCACAATTGACAATGATGATGCTTATGCACATTTATGGTTTTCACTTCCAACTTTTAGCTTCGATTTCTTGAATATCTGCATTCTTCATGTTAGATAAAAATAGAGCATGTTAGCTAAAGAAGACCATATGCAATAAACTAATGGAATCTAATGGACATTTCACAACAACCACAAATAAGATAAAAAGGAAGGCCTTTCTAACTTGCTTTTGTGATTCAACAATTCTTGTAAACAAAGATGAACTTCTTCTACACtatctaatatatacataatcaTTTAATGTGATATCTTAGAGAAATAGTCTTTGAAATTAAAGCTCACAACTTTCAAATCGAGAACATTTCATTCACATTAGGTGACAGTAAAATAGTGAAAGATAACACAAGCCTCTTCAAAACCTTAACTAAAagccaacaaaaaaaaaagaggcagGCTACGTGACGGCGATAACTTGTCTCCTTCCTCTATCTGTTTCTTTCTCTTCCTCCAGTGAGCAACCATCTGACTTTGTTTTTTGGGTGGTCCCCATTTTCCTAGGAGCGGCTCCGTTGGTGTTTTCAATGAAGTCTGCagatgtaacaactcgtttttcagTTGTGTAAAAAATGTCAAGTTTGAAACCCTACTTTTGatgttgtaaatattattatttaatatttaagaggTTAGTATAAAGTTTAATTGAAGCTTGGTCCcttaattttgttaattaaatagttaattaagatataaggactaaattgtaaaaatgttacaattttatcgctatagatttttaaaTAGTTGAGAGACCAATTAAGTAATTGAACCCTCTTTAAAGAGTCAAATGGTGGTGGGATTGAATTTTCATCCACTAAGTTTGTTAATaaagatttaattaattaatttaactatataaaccaaaattaaaagaaaaataaaacattttttgTGTTCACCTTCTACCTCATgaataaagagaagaaaaagggtTTTGGAAGCTCAAATTTTTGGTCCATTGTTGtaagttcaatttagtcatttttcttgtaatttttatgtttttaaaatctcgggattttgatttagctaacccgtgtaccaatttgcaaaattgttaaagttttcaaatgtttccattgttgatttATTGAAGTTTTTTGTActaaattgttagattttaagcttaggaATGAAAAAGGACTAGTTTATAAAGTTTAATTCTGAGTTTTTgaacatagggactaaagtgtgtaCATTTCAAAATTAATGTGAAATTTATGTAATTATAGTTAATATAGGTTTATATAAGGATGTAATTGAGATCGGTTTCGCAATTGAAGCTTAAATTAGAAAGTTATGATAATTTCgattttaggaactaaattgaacaaaatgaaaaattttaaaggaaTTCGAATAATGAAATTGATTTGATACATGCATAAAATAAGATGGTATAAGATATActaaatttaaattgaattattatatagattgagattTGAACCAAACCGAGGATAATCAGGAAAAAGGCAAAATTACCGATTAGTACTTGCAATTCAACTTGTCTATTAATTTaatcaggtaagttcatatggtgtgttgtgtttaaattgttttgtatttAAAATcatgattatatatatgtataattgaaatttgaattgtttacagtttggtacaaaatgtgagatttgtattgaattgtAAAGAAATAAATATGAACTTATATGTTGGAATTACCCTGATGAACTTAGTAAAGGTCTTCTACACATGGATAGAAATTGATTATCGATAATTACCGAGATCCAACATTTTTTGCGAACTCGAAGATACATGTGACACaggtttagctcagacgagtaactTGATGTCGTTTTAAAGGTTTAGTCTGGTCGAGTAACCTAACATGTATATTTATAGCTTTGGCCAAGCTATTTGATGTGTCGATATAAAGGTTTAGCCCAAACATGTAACCTGACACAAATATATGTTTAACTTAGACAAGTAACAGATGTGGTTGGTACTAGTGTATTCGAGTTCATTTCATGAGTTTCATTGGGTAATACTGATAATATGAAATGAGAAAACGAGATGACACAAAATTGATTTGATGTTCAAATATGTTATTAGTGAATGATTTGAATATAAAACTTTGGTATACATGTTAAAAGAATCCTGCAATACATTCAAGGCACGATTGACTATGGACTGGTATATCGACCATCTGGTATGAATTTAATTGGTTTCTTCGACGCAGACTAGGCAAGCTCTCTTGGATATCGCAAATCCACCTCTGGCCTTTGTATTTACCTTAGCAATAATCTCATTGCATGGTCCTTAAAGAAACAAAATGTTGTGGCTCGCTCCACCATCTAGGCAGAGTATAGAAGTCTAGCAAATGTTGCTGCTGAGTTAACTTGGTATCACATGTTACTTGGTGATATTGGCATAATAGTCTCTGGTATACCTACAATCTGGTGCGACAATTCCATCGTAGTGTTGTTGGCTGCAAATCCAATCCTTCATGCCATAGTCAAGCATGTAGAGCTTAACATGCACTTTGTTTGAGAAAAAGTGCTTCGTAGAGAACTTCAGGTGAATCATGTGTGATCAAGTTGTTAATGTGTTGACCAAACCTTTAACCGTGGGAACATTTACACGCTGTCGAGATCATATGGCTATCACTGTTGCTGGTTCTTTTTGTCAAGATTTTGCAAGAGGAATGTTAGGCAGAACGTCTACAGAGTAGTTGCATAGTGATAAAGATCATTTAAGCAGTTAGTAATATAGTTGTTATCTCTGTTGCTCATTCTGTTAGTTAGTTTAGTTAGTGTCTTTGATGATATGTGTGTATAAATTCATAACCTTTGTATTGCTCACAATGAATTCAATCTATTTTCAATCTTTCTAATATGTTTTACTCTCACATATGGttcaaaaatagataaaattagaCTTTACCTTTGACATTTGATGTTAAGACTTGATCTATTTTCTTATCCGCATCTCATATAGTTGTATAACTCCATTTCAAAGCTTATTATTTttgttaacctttttttttttcaaatatcaaACATTTAAGGAAGTGGCTCTCCCCATGTATAGATGtatctaaatattaaaatttattaagggTCATGAAATGGTAAATTATAAACATGTATAAAAGAATTACTAATAATACAATTAAAGTTAATTgtactattaaataaaatatgaactaAATATGCGTGTaagtatttaaataatataattttgtgTTTTGTTATTCCATTCTCTAGATATAGAGACTCAATATTTTCTAAAAATTGTGTGCTATTTGGAAGatgaaaattacaaattttaaaattttcagcatatcataaatttaattttataataatttcagATTACAaatcttaatttattaaaattacatCATAGTTTTGTAAGGATGGCATGCTGAAATCCATTATACCATTTTTCCccgcaaaagaaaggaaaaagatggaaatGGAAAGAAAGAGGAGGGTGGTTGGTTGTGAAAGCAAGTGTGAGGCACTACAAAGGCAGAATCAAAAGTGGTTGAAAGAACCCCTATAATTTGGGACACATGCACTTATGCATGCTTGCATTTGCTACCAACTGTGAATGTTGAAGTCGAAAGAGCCTTACCATTAATTCCATGTAACAAGATTCATGCATGTTACCAAGAGATGCCTGTTTGAGGTCAAAGGTAAAAGAATATTTCTTGTGATTGCCGCTCACTCCAAGTTTCCATTGGCTGTAATTGAGGTACACTTGGTGTTGGCCTTTATGGTTTAGGTTGGGTGGCGCCGGCTGTCTATAAAGTCAATAAAGTAAAACCCAAATTCCCAATGGATGTGATGTGAGACATGAAGGGAAGTTCCTTTTCCAGATATTTTTCGTCTTTTCAGAAGCATACATAAACTCATGATTAGATTACACGTGTCAATACCAACGGGTCAACACGTTTAATGGAAACTTCTTTCAATTCGATCCTACCATACCATTAGCATACCAAACTCTTCGGTTGTTGAATGATTCTTCTAAAGTCGTAGTTGCACCCACTTCTATGGAAGGAGATAATGGATAAATGACACTACGTTATGGCGCAgaaagaaattatatatatatttattaaaaaattcaaattcaaatgaaGTTTGATAGTAAATTTAAAAGCTTAAAAATAATGTCGTTGTTGAGATTTACTTGGAGTAGTGGTTGAAGCTTCTTTTTAACATCTTCTTGACAAGCCTGTCAGTTTTAATCACTCATTAACTACTGATTATATAAACCTAATCAAAGAAGGTTGGGTAACGAAAGTTAGATATATATTTGAAGAAGGATTAACATGAATTTGGgaaagaaatagaataagttgggtGGGTGGACAGCCAATGAGTATGTCCTTCGTGGCCTCAAATCAAGGATTAAGACACAGATATTTTTGTTGTTCTAAAACTTTGGCTGTTCTTGTCGTTGATGAATGAAGGTAatgattataaaattaaattaataaaaaaagggGAATGTGGGAGGATGTGATGACACGTGCCCTTTTTCACCGACTTCTCAGACCATGATTTTGCTGTTCACGGCTCCACCCTCACCACTCACACCTGTTCATGgacttttttattcttttcataTTCTATAATTATTTAAGCTGGTCTCAATAAAAGGATTTGAgtataatatgaaaatatttcTAACAATAAAAAGAAGAAATTCAAAAGATAACTCAAGTATATGTTGTTCTCACTTTAATTAACTAATGCAtcggatttttttttctttctaatttcCTTCACCTAACGCAAACCTTAGCTAATTTTAGTGTGCACGCCACCAGTTTTACACCCATGGCTATACATGGTTTTGTCAAGCCATTTTAATTCGTTATTATAGTATATATTCATACAAGAATTATGATTCATAATATGGGTTTAAGGGTTGAAAAAATATTATCCACAAATGTGCATTTTCGTGTGCGGTTGGCAACatagttttatattttaatagaaacaataataataataataaagaatgaAAGTCAACCTGATGTTGGTCCCCGGATACCAACTTAGAGGTACGAGACTAGTATAAATTCGCTACTTCTATCTCTCTCACAAAACAAGAGTCCCTCCTTCCCCTGCAATACCAACATAGTTATTGATTAGTCGTCCCATCTTAACGCTatcaagtttttatttatatatagagagagaaagGCGGTGCTTATTAGTATCAATGGCAGCAGCAAATAATACTGGCAAATCCAAGACAGGTGTTGGTGATGAGGCAATCAAGATGCCAAGAGACCAAGTTTTGGAGATTGGCAAAGACAAGAATGTTGATTTTGGATTGGAGAGGCATGAATGGAGGCCAATTTTTTATGAAGCTTCCATGTCTAAAAGGCCTATCAAGAAGATACGTAGCCCTGAACGTGAAGCCTCTTTTCAGTTCTCAGCTACTTTACCTCATCAATCGTCTTCTTGCTCTGTTTCATCCGATGCTTCATTCCAACCATCTAGACTGGTTTTGCCTTATGCTTTTGATGCATCTCAGCAGCCAATGTACTTATCTCGACAATACGGAAATAATCCAACTCTCCTGCCATTACCTCAAAATCAGCAACACATGGTTTCCTTTACGCCTCAGCAGCAACATGATGGTGTTTACCAGCCAATGTTTTCAGGAGAATCATCCCTACCACCTCAGCAACTTGTTCAGTACTGGAGTAATGTATTGAATTTGAGTCCGAGAGGGAGCTTAATGATGATGAGCAGCCTGGGGCAGAATCGTAGACAATTGCTTAGGTCGCCTGTGCAACCGATAAATGCTACTAAGCTTTACCGGGGAGTAAGGCAGAGGCATTGGGGCAAATGGGTAGCTGAAATTCGTCTTCCTCGAAATAGGACTCGTCTTTGGCTTGGCACATTTGATACGGCTGAAGAAGCTGCCTTAGCCTATGATCGCGAAGCATTCAAGCTTAGAGGAGAGAATGCAAGGCTCAATTTCCCGGAGCTTTTCCTCAATAAGGATAAAGTTACGTCCACAGCCCCAAGTTCACCGGTTTCGTCTCCACAGACTCCCCATCCAAGTTCAAAGCCAAACCAGACTCAGAACCTCCCACAACAAGAACCTGAAGAAAACCAAGATTTGCAGCCTGTAGAAATGGAAACGGTGCGGCCACCTGAAGAAGATAATCCTGACACAGGTTCAGGGATGACAACAGAGGGTTTTGGAGCAGGAGAAGGCGTTTGTGGTTGTGAGGAAATTGAGTGGGGAGCCATGGCAGAGGCTTGGTTCAATGCAATTCCAGCAGGTTGGGGACCTGGTAGTCCTGTTTGGGATGATTTAGATACCACAAACAATCTACTTTTTCCTTCAAATCTTCCTTTCACCCATCAAAATCAAAACCAGCTGGATTCTGATCTCTCAAAACAACACAATTCTGCTTCTTCACCTTCTTGTCCAATGAAACATTTCTTTTGCAAAGATGAAGATTAATAGGTGAATTATAGGATCAATTTTCTTTTAGTGGTAAACCCATTCTTTGCCGATGTGCATGTATGTATTGCTAAGGAGGTTTTTAGATCAAACTATGACGTTTTGTTTCACAGGATTTTTAGAGCAACAACCTCATGCTTTTCACCAGTACACGTGCAAAAAGGTTGCGTATTTTTTTAGGGCCCTTAAGCACAGACAAAAACATGTTTTATGTTTTGTTGATAGATAGCAAGCTTCTTTTCGTTCTTTTGGGGTTGATTATGTAATGATGCAATTTTTAGTAATAAAAGATAAATTTCAAATTGAGTTGGGGAGTTCTCGTTTGACATTTTATAGTTTGTTTGTCCCTTTGGAAATGAATTCAGCAAATTTGCAGCATCGTTTACCCTAATAAAACACAATCGTTACTTATGTTTGTTTCTCCTCTACGCTACGGTTGTTTTGTATTGCTTGGATAAAATAATGTTGTGATTAGCTAAGCAGGAATTTAcgtcaaaacattaaaatatacAATGCTTTAATCAGTGCCAGGGGAGACTTCTTCTATTACTCGGTAATTAACACAACTCATACTATTACcttctaaatttaattatttattaagtcAAATAAATCGTTGCTGTATTTCTGTTTATtaaatcaatatatatttatCCTCTCTTTTTATCAATGTTTTCTTATATGCATGaaataatacaaataaattttaaaattcttaacAAAATAGATTAAACCAACGGATCTAAGTATAGTAATAGTCATTCAAGCTTGTTGCAACTTTTTTAGTTGAGAGTTTTTCATTCTTTCGAAAAAAGTTTATGAAGTATTATCTATTTAGAGTCAACAAACCCCTCAATTAGTTCAATATTGTCCTTAGTGAAAGGTTTTATCCTTATCTCTGTCGTAAACTTGAATCTCTAAAGAGGGGCAGCAAATTTACAAAATGGGAGCACCTCGTCTGGTGTTTAAGAAGGCAAACAATGTGCATTGCACATGTTTGCACTCAAACTCACGCCTTAAGCGTGTAGGGCAATGATGAGTGAGAACACTACCACTTGAACTCATTCCTCATTTACGACATGGGTTCAAACCCCACCAATAGTGAATTCTTTAGTTTTTCCAGTAGTTTGCCTATTCAAGCATCCGAAGAAGCACTCTTGCTCTATAAACTTATTGCCTCTTTAGGTTGTCTTTTTAGGCACTCAAACTTTCAGTAGATTCTAGAGATTATATCTCACCGAGGACAATATCAAACTTATTAAAGAACTTTCAGTAGAATCTAGAGATTAAACTTCATCAAGGACAATATCAAACTTATTGAAAGGTCGTCGACTTCGAATAAACGACACTTTATAAATTTCTCCCAAAGAATAAAAAATCCATTAATAAACTTAGTTCATGAATGACTCTAGCCACAGATTTAttctaagcaaaaaaaaaaaaattaaaattgaatttgccCATGACTTAGTCCACTTTGTTCATTGTTCAtgcatatatttttttttatcagAGCATgcataaaagaaagatgatattgaTATTCTAAAATGTTATTGATATATTCGGTTGGTCAAATCTTACATTATGACtcgttattttatattttaaaataagatTAGCTATTTAAATTTGATATTCCATCTatcctattatttcacatttttaaaaAGTGTCAATAATATTAGAATATAATGTATAATTTGAATATCATTCATTTTTAAGTTATCTAGATTGTGAGTGAAATCGATAAAATTACCcttacttttttttattatattagaaAAGATAGTAGTCATTTTCccaaaaaataatttaactatAATTAAAAACCAGTATCTCTCTTCTTATTTTGTAACTTTGAAAACCCAAATCCTAACCTTTTGCGATTATCACAGTTGTCTCCTCCCTTCGAACTATTTTCATCTTCTCCAAATTGAGTAATTCCTCTTTCAATTATAAAACCAAAACGTGCTCTTTACTTTCTTTCTTATGTTTCTTGTTCACCATGCAATGTTTTCAGCCAAAACCTTGTAGAATGGATCAACTGCCTTAAATAAGGGATTTAATTTGTTGTTGGCTTTTCCGAAGAGAGAGTGCTTGTGTTTAACTCAATTCAAATCTTCTTTTTCAATCACCTCATATTCACTTAGCATATATTTAGCcaccttttattttctctttggaTTATTCATATACCatcatttttcaattttaataatgtttgactattcttcttcctttttaattcttttttctACCTTTAtgctttcttcttcctttttagtTCTTTCTTCTACCTTTATAATGTTTAACGATACTAGTAATGCTTAAAATTCGCCTTTCAAGATCAAGACGTTGGCAATTAATTCTCTTTCCAAACTTCATGGCTTGGTTGCGCAACCTGACTAAATCAAAAACGTTCTTTCATTAATCAAAACCATCATTTTTAGAACTGGATTGGACCAATGAGTTGGATTGGAATCGACCGGGTTATCGGTCCAGAGATAGGGATTGGATCGATTGACCCACAAACCATATAGATCGGTTGAACCAAGTTAAAATAACTTGTTGAACTGGTTttcttttttgttaatttttttatgattttttaataatttatttgatcgaACTAGATGAACTGATCAAACCAAGAACTAGTGATTTGATTAGTTCGATCATTACTCCAATTCTAAAAACCTTGATCAAAATCAAGAAATCCAAAATGCTCGTACTTGTAGAAGAATGCCAAATTCCTTAAGACACGACAAATTTTAATGAGACACTTAGAGCTAATAAATAGATTATTACTTATGTATTTATATCatttattaagtattttattgaattggtaatatttttataattttattaaccgTATTGTTGacctaattaattattatttaattattcgaacttcaattatcatttaatttaattttaatttagactcaattgtttaattttttcattcaattatttaattctttcattcaattaaataataatacaaaGAAATTAAATCAATTCTAAGTCATCCCCTGCCTTTCCGAGAAAATGCAATTACTATAGATGCATAGTAATCCATGCAAtttatctctctattcaatttgtTAGTTGTTCTAGGTTCATATATGCTATTCATTAAGATTTATAATGAACTAGCGTAGGGGTTGattagatatatattattagGCTAAAAAGAACTTGTAATTAAGTTTCGACTC
This window of the Gossypium arboreum isolate Shixiya-1 chromosome 12, ASM2569848v2, whole genome shotgun sequence genome carries:
- the LOC108478887 gene encoding ethylene-responsive transcription factor ERF054-like, which gives rise to MAAANNTGKSKTGVGDEAIKMPRDQVLEIGKDKNVDFGLERHEWRPIFYEASMSKRPIKKIRSPEREASFQFSATLPHQSSSCSVSSDASFQPSRLVLPYAFDASQQPMYLSRQYGNNPTLLPLPQNQQHMVSFTPQQQHDGVYQPMFSGESSLPPQQLVQYWSNVLNLSPRGSLMMMSSLGQNRRQLLRSPVQPINATKLYRGVRQRHWGKWVAEIRLPRNRTRLWLGTFDTAEEAALAYDREAFKLRGENARLNFPELFLNKDKVTSTAPSSPVSSPQTPHPSSKPNQTQNLPQQEPEENQDLQPVEMETVRPPEEDNPDTGSGMTTEGFGAGEGVCGCEEIEWGAMAEAWFNAIPAGWGPGSPVWDDLDTTNNLLFPSNLPFTHQNQNQLDSDLSKQHNSASSPSCPMKHFFCKDED